A stretch of Channa argus isolate prfri chromosome 16, Channa argus male v1.0, whole genome shotgun sequence DNA encodes these proteins:
- the LOC137100961 gene encoding protein unc-79 homolog isoform X13, with protein MSTKAEQFASKIRYLQEYHNRVQHNIYPVPSGTDIANTLKYFSQTLLSILSRTGRKENQEASNLAVPMTMCLFPVPFPLTPSLRPQVSSINPTVTRSLLYSVLRDAPSDRGGQGQQSRDAQLSEYPSLDYQGLYVTLVTLLDLVPLLQHGQHDLGQSIFYTTACLLPFLSDDILSTLPYTMISTLATFPPFLHKDIIEYLSTSFLPMAILGSTRREAGVPAYVNLSASSMLMIAMQYTSNPVYHCQLLECLMKHKQEVWKDLLYVISYGPSQVKPPAVQMLFHYWPNLKPPGAISEYRGLQYTAWNPIHCQHIECHNAINKPAVKMCIDPTLSVALGDKPPPLYICEECSQRIAGDHAEWLVDVLLPQAEISAICQKKNCSSHVRRAVVTCFSAGCCGRHGNRPVRYCKRCHVNHHSSEVGAAAETHLYQTSPPPINTRECGAEELVCTVEAVISLLKEAEIHAEQREFELNRRRQMGLSASHHSLDNIEFDNKEDDQHDQRLLSQFGIWFLVSLCTPNENTPTESLARLVSMVFQWFHSTAYMMDDEVGSLVEKLKPQFVTKWLKTVCEVRFDVMVMCLLPKPAEFARVGGYWDKSCSTVTQLKEGLNRILCLIPYNVISQPLWECFMPEWLEAIRTEVPDHQLKEFREVLSKMFDIELCPLPFSMEEMFGFISCRFSGYPASVQEQALLWLHVLSELDIVVPLQLLIGMFSDGVNSLKELANQRKARVSDLTGNTGTRRVSVVSDPGRRGQHNTLSPFPSPFRSPFRSPLRCSPFKNLGHATGHCALDLDCDDDDMNLGCFILMFDLILKQMELQDDGVMLGLDSSLGKDIVGIINNVFQAPWGGSHTCQKDEKALECSLCQSSILCYQLGCELLERLTPREEIRLVEPTDNLEETLLMPQPGFCFGVENESEEGDNPSGTNTDNPSNHSPDNAPMKNNSDKKFSYQQLPVSLKLIYTILQEMSKFEEPDILFNMLNCLKILCLQGECLYIARKDHPQFLAYIQEKMLIPCLWSMLKSEFCQLAHLAVPQLLHALSLSHGADIFWNLINTNFNNKDWKIRFEAVEKVAVLCRFLDIGAVTKNHLLKYSLAHAFCCFLASVEDVNPAVATRARLLLDTIKRPALQGLCLCMDFQFDTVVRDRPVILSKLLLLHFLKKDVPALSWEFFVNRFETLSLEAQLHLDCNKEFPFPTTITAVRTNVANLSDAAMWKIRRARFARNRQKSVRSLRDSVKGQTVSKRAFSLPESLSNRLRQTPSPEDDSIIRDLLPEDAGIDHQTVHQLIMVLMKFMSKDQSSAEADIGSAKAFNTVKRHLYVLLGYDQQEGCFMIAPQKMRTSTCFNAFIAGIAQVMDYNISLGKQLLPLVVQVLKYCTCPQLRHYFQQPPRCSLWALKPHIRQMWLKALLVILYKYPYRDMDGSKVVLHLIHITINTLNAQYHSCRPHATAGPLYSDNSNVSRYSEKEKEEDSVFDESDVHDTPTGAANKESQTFFARLKRIGGSKSVKYQPVELNAKKSEIELSEYRESSVLQDSILHCVREESTRKKRLQAMHKQKSLDISNTDSILFNLDEHRRKSCIDRCDLQAAPVILPPSSATSHSRHHGKGSSDGSSVRVEGGDPVDRRGSRGGQSDISKPVIPEVRLSCMETFEDKMDQSSLAGSIQEKDDQDLIDLSSDCTSIPEKHSLLSMSDSDSLVFEPLPPLRIVESDEEYDPNTIISSRLNGSPKVASPASSNTLRLSPVVQVSVEDCASDKTIPDLLVGEEKKPNIVTPSTSLDLPDRQENVCHESPMTLKQKRDLLRKTPRVPDTSLDDMSMTPEEVKTGTGPGTSPSGRTIFLNIPEDKAEALSLPEKSKSNSNDEEEDGDDEEDDDMGDDADSDPKPENTDDNDEAEFKIQIVPRQRKQRKIAVSAIQREYLDISFNTFDKLGGDQTAETDHKVLSLEKPRESASAPTLEAAMPETSHRSSVSTQYRQVKRGSLGTLTMSQLMKRQLEHQSSAPHNISTWETGPTKTSLLSAPSTVSMFVPAPEEFIDEQPTTMSDRCRDCAAVLEEYDEETLSLAVVVLSMFIHLSPDLAAPMLLDIMQSVGRLASSANFSGQAERYETSKQSQPMLIPGNVAGVAKQFLRCMFHQLAPNGILPQLFQSNIKDGSFLRTLASSLIDFNELSSVAALNMLLEGLNNKKNLPAGGTMLHCLDNIATFMEALPMDSPSNLWPTICNQFQTFLTKLPSVLPLKCPMDSSLRIIICLLKIPTTNATRSLLEPFSKLLSFVIQYGIFSLSYLVELCGLCYKAFNKERDKFYMSRIVVLELLQALKFKSSLPDTNLLLLVQFVCADIGTRLAESTIIQKHMISTLPGCTTAAMECMRQYISELLDFIADMHTLTKLKSHMKACCQPLHEDTFGGNLKVGLAQVAAMEISKGNHRDNKAVVRYLPWLYHPPSTMQQGPKEFIECVSHIRQLSWLLLGSLTHCSLHQGSTSCMPIPLDAGSHIADHLIVILIGFPEQSKTSVLHMCSLFHAFMFAQLWTIYCEQAAAAPSLQNQNQTEFSSIAILTGLEFWSRVTPSILQLMAHNKVMVEMVCLHVISLMEALQECNSTIFVKLIPMWLPMIQSNLKHLSAGLQLRLQAIQNRVNHQNLQGQTSGAPPFALRKWLQCTQFKMAQVEIQSSEAASQFYPM; from the exons ATGTCTACGAAGGCAGAGCAGT TTGCCTCTAAGATACGATACTTGCAAGAGTATCACAACCGAGTGCAACACAATATTTACCCTGTGCCCTCCGGAACAGACAttgcaaacacactgaaatactTTTCCCAAACCCTGCTCAG CATTCTGTCCCGCACAGGCAGGAAGGAGAACCAGGAAGCTTCCAATTTGGCCGTGCCCATGACCATGTGTCTTTTTCCTGTGCCATTCCCACTCACCCCATCTCTAAGACCACAAGTCAGTTCCATCAACCCTACAGTTACTCGCTCCCTCCTTTACAGCGTTCTGCGCGATGCCCCATCAGACCGCGGGGGGCAGGGGCAGCAGAGTCGGGACGCTCAGCTCTCAGAGTACCCCTCTCTGGACTATCAGGGCCTCTATGTGACCCTCGTGACCCTGCTTGACCTGGTGCCCCTGCTGCAGCACGGTCAGCATG ATCTGGGACAGTCCATATTTTACACAACAGCTTGCCTCCTGCCATTTCTCAGTGATGACATTCTCAGCACTTTGCCCTACACTATGATCTCCACCTTAGCCACATTTCCCCCTTTCCTCCACAAAGACATCATTGAGTACCTGAGCACCTCTTTCCTCCCTATGGCTATAT TGGGCTCCACTCGGAGGGAGGCTGGAGTTCCGGCCTATGTCAATTTATCTGCTTCCTCTATGCTCATGATTGCAATGCAATACACCTCAAATCCAG TATATCACTGTCAATTGTTGGAGTGTCTAATGAAGCACAAGCAGGAAGTGTGGAAG GACCTTCTTTATGTCATATCTTATGGCCCGTCACAAGTAAAGCCTCCAGCTGTGCAGATGCTGTTTCATTACTGGCCCAACCTGAAGCCACCAGGAGCCATCAGTGAATATAGAGGCCTGCAGTACACAG CCTGGAACCCTATCCACTGTCAACATATTGAGTGCCACAACGCCATCAATAAACCTGCTGTAAAG ATGTGCATAGACCCAACTCTTTCTGTTGCACTGGGAGACAAGCCCCCCCCTCTTTACATATGTGAGGAGTGCAGCCAGAGGATAGCTGG AGACCACGCTGAATGGCTAGTTGATGTACTCCTGCCCCAAG CAGAAATATCTGCCATTTGTCAAAAGAAG AACTGTAGCTCTCATGTTAGGAGGGCTGTGGTCACCTGCTTCTCAGCTGGCTGCTGTGGGCGCCATGGCAACCGGCCTGTCCGCTACTGCAAGCGTTGCCATGTCAACCACCACAGCAGCGAGGTGGGGGCTGCGGCGGAGACCCATCTTTACCAGACCTCGCCCCCACCCATCAACACGCGGGAGTGTGGAGCCGAGGAGCTTGTGTGCACAGTGGAAGCTGTTATTAG CCTTCTCAAAGAGGCAGAAATTCATGCAGAACAACGTGAGTTTGAGCTGAACAGGCGTCGTCAGATGGGCCTGTCCGCCTCCCACCATTCTCTGGACAACATTGAGTTCGATAACAAGGAGGATGACCAGCATGACCAGCGCCTCCTCAGTCAGTTTGGGATCTGGTTCCTG GTGAGCCTGTGTACTCCTAATGAGAACACACCCACAGAGAGTCTGGCTCGTCTTGTGAGCATGGTCTTTCAGTGGTTTCACTCCACCGCCTACATGATGGATGATGAGGTTGGAAGCCTGGTAGAGAAGCTCAAGCCTCAGTTCGTCACCAAGTGGCTGAAGACAGTGTGTGAAGTGCGCTTTGATGTGATGGTTATGTGTCTGCTGCCTAAACCCGCTGAATTTGCCAGG GTGGGAGGTTACTGGGACAAATCATGTAGCACGGTGACTCAGCTGAAGGAGGGCCTGAACCGCATCCTGTGTCTGATACCTTATAATGTTATCAGTCAGCCACTGTGGGAGTGCTTTATGCCTGAATGGCTGGAGGCCATCCGTACTGAAGTGCCCGACCACCAGCTCAAAGAGTTTCGCGAAGTACTCAG CAAGATGTTTGATATTGAGCTGTGCCCCCTGCCTTTCTCCATGGAGGAAATGTTTGGCTTCATAAGCTGCAGATTCTCTGGCTACCCAGCATCTGTACAAGAGCAGGCTTTGCTGTGGCTACAT GTGTTGTCAGAACTGGACATTGTGGTTCCTCTTCAGCTGCTCATTGGGATGTTCTCAGATGGAGTGAACTCACTGAAGGAGCTGGCCAATCAGAGAAAGGCACGTGTCTCAGATCTGACTGGCAACACTGGAACTCGAAGG GTGAGTGTGGTATCTGACCCAGGACGCCGTGGGCAACACAACACCCTCAGCCCTTTCCCCAGCCCCTTCAGGAGCCCATTCCGCAGCCCCCTACGCTGCAGCCCCTTTAAAAACCTGGGTCACGCTACTGGCCACTGCGCCCTGGATCTtgattgtgatgatgatgacatgaATCTTGGCTGCTTCATCCTCATGTTTGACCTCATCCTTAAGCAG ATGGAGCTCCAGGATGATGGTGTGATGCTGGGTCTAGACAGCAGCCTGGGGAAGGATATCGTAGGCATTATCAACAACGTCTTCCAGGCCCCATGGGGGGGCTCACATACCTGTCAGAAGGATGAGAAGGCCCTAGAGTGCAGTCTGTGCCAATCCAGCATCTTGTGCTACCAGCTGGGCTGTGAGCTCCTGGAGAGGCTGACCCCCCGGGAAGAGATACGTCTGGTG GAGCCCACAGATAATTTGGAGGAAACCTTGCTCATGCCTCAACCAGGTTTCTGCTTCGGGGTGGAGAATGAAAGTGAGGAAGGAGACAACCCAAGTGGCACAAACACTGACAACCCAAGTAACCACTCTCCCGATAACGCAC CGATGAAGAACAACTCTGATAAGAAGTTCTCCTACCAGCAGCTGCCTGTCTCCTTGAAGCTTATATACACCATTCTGCAG GAAATGTCAAAGTTCGAGGAGCCTGACATCCTGTTCAACATGCTCAACTGTCTGAAGATCCTGTGTCTGCAAGGAGAGTGTTTGTACATTGCACGTAAGGATCATCCCCAGTTCCTGGCCTATATCCAGGAGAAGATGCTCATCCCGTG tctgTGGTCCATGTTGAAGTCTGAGTTTTGCCAGTTAGCCCATCTGGCTGTCCCTCAGCTCCTTCATGCTCTCTCTTTATCCCATGGGGCCGACATTTTCTGGAACCTCATCAACACAAACTTCAACAACAAAGACTGGAAAATACGATTTGAAGCAG TTGAGAAGGTAGCAGTGTTGTGTCGGTTCCTGGATATTGGTGCAGTGACAAAAAACCACCTGCTGAAATATTCCCTGGCCCATGCTTTCTGCTGCTTCCTGGCGTCTGTGGAAGATGTCAACCCGGCTGTGGCCACCCGGGCCAGACTCCTGCTGGACACCATCAAGAGGCCGGCTCTGCAG GGGTTATGCCTGTGCATGGATTTCCAGTTTGACACTGTGGTGAGGGATCGACCAGTCATTCTCAGCAAACTCCTGCTGTTGCACTTCCTAAAGAAAGACGTTCCTGCACTCAGCTGGGAGTTTTTTGTAAACCGTTTTGAAACATTATCTCTGGAGGCTCAGTTACACCTGGACTGCAACAAGGAATTCCCTTTCCCAACTA CCATCACAGCTGTAAGAACCAATGTAGCCAACCTCAGCGATGCAGCGATGTGGAAGATACGACGAGCTCGTTTTGCCAGGAATCGGCAGAAGAGCGTACGTTCCCTGCGTGACAGTGTAAAGGGACAGACAGTGTCTAAACGGGCTTTTTCACTCCCTGAGTCACTGAGCAACCGTCTTC GCCAGACCCCCTCTCCAGAGGACGACAGCATCATCAGAGACCTGCTTCCTGAGGACGCCGGCATAGATCACCAGACGGTACACCAGCTGATCATGGTGCTCATGAAATTTATGTCCAAAGACCAAAGCAGCGCCGAAGCCGACATCGGCAGTGCCAAAGCTTTCAACACTGTTAAGCGTCACCTGTATGTGCTGCTGGGCTACGACCAACAGGAGGGCTGCTTCATGATTGCACCTCAGAAGATGCGCACCTCCACCTGCTTCAACGCCTTCATCGCTGGCATTGCACAA GTGATGGACTACAACATTAGTTTGGGGAAGCAGCTGCTCCCTCTGGTGGTCCAGGTGTTGAAGTACTGCACATGTCCTCAGCTGAGACACTATTTCCAACAACCACCTCGGTGCTCTCTTTGGGCCCTGAAGCCACACATCAGACAGATGTGGCTTAAAGCCCTGCTAGTTATTCTCTATAAG TACCCATATAGAGACATGGATGGCAGTAAAGTGGTCCTCCATCTGATCCACATTACCATCAACACCCTGAATGCCCAGTATCACAGCTGCCGTCCCCATGCCACAGCCGGACCCCTCTACAGTGATAACTCCAACGTGAGCCGCTACAGTGAGAAGGAAAAAG aAGAGGACAGCGTATTCGATGAGTCAGATGTTCACGACACGCCGACCGGTGCTGCTAACAAGGAGTCACAGACCTTCTTTGCCCGCCTCAAGAGGATTGGTGGCAGCAAATCTGTGAAGTACCAGCCAGTAGAGCTGAATGCCAAGAAAA GTGAAATTGAGCTGTCAGAGTACCGTGAATCCAGTGTCCTTCAGGACAGCATTCTGCACTGCGTGAGGGAGGAAAGCACCCGAAAGAAGCGGCTGCAGGCCATGCACAAGCAGAAGTCTCTGGATATTTCTAACACAGACTCCATCCTCTTCAATCTCGATGAACACAGACGGAAATCCTGCATTGATCGCTGTGACTTGCAGGCAGCCCCTGTGATCCTTCCCCCGTCCTCGGCCACATCCCACAGCAGACATCATGGCAAAGGGTCCTCAGATGGCTCTTCAGTTCGGGTGGAGGGCGGTGATCCTGTGGACCGACGAGGCTCTCGAGGTGGCCAGTCTGACATCTCCAAGCCTGTCATTCCAGAGGTCCGTCTAAGCTGCATGGAGACCTTTGAGGACAAGATGGACCAGAGCTCCCTTGCGGGATCAATTCAGGAGAAGGACGACCAAGATCTTATCGATCTCTCCTCTGATTGCACATCCATTCCAGAAAAACACTCCTTACTCTCCATGTCTGATAGCGACTCCTTAGTGTTTGAACCATTACCTCCTTTGAGGATTGTGGAGAGCGATGAGGAATATGACCCTAACACTATCATAAGCTCCAGACTTAATGGCAGTCCAAAGGTCGCTTCTCCTGCCAGCAGTAACACCCTAAGACTGTCTCCAGTGGTTCAGGTAAGTGTAGAGGACTGTGCCAGTGACAAGACCATCCCTGACCTTTTGGTAGGAGAAGAAAAGAAGCCAAACATAGTGACTCCCAGCACCTCGCTGGACCTTCCTGACCGGCAGGAAAATGTCTGCCATGAAAGCCCCATGACCCTGAAGCAGAAGAGAGACCTACTGAGGAAGACCCCGCGTGTCCCTGACACCTCATTAGATGACATGTCAATGACTCCCGAAGAGGTGAAAACTGGGACAGGGCCTGGGACAAGTCCTTCTGGAAGGACCATTTTCTTAAACATCCCAGAAGACAAAGCTGAGGCTCTTTCATTACCGGAGAAAAGCAAGAGCAACAGTAACgatgaagaagaagatggtgatgatgaagaggatgacGACATGGGCGATGACGCAGACAGTGACCCCAAACCTGAGAATACAGACGACAATGACGAGGCAGAGTTTAAAATTCAGATTGTTCCCCGACAGCGGAAGCAGAGGAAGATAGCTGTCAGCGCAATCCAGAGAGAATACTTGGACATCTCATTCAACACATTCGACAAGCTGGGTGGGGACCAGACTGCAGAAACTG ATCACAAAGTTTTGTCACTGGAAAAGCCACGTGAATCTGCCTCAGCCCCAACACTTGAAGCTGCTATGCCTGAAACAAGCCACCGCTCTTCAGTATCAA CTCAGTACCGTCAAGTGAAGCGCGGCTCACTGGGAACTCTGACTATGAGCCAGCTAATGAAGAGACAGCTAGAGCATCAATCCAGCGCACCACACAATATCAGCACCTGGGAAACAG GTCCTACAAAAACTAGTCTACTCTCTGCACCAAGCACAGTCAGCATGTTTGTTCCTGCACCTGAAGAGTTCATTGATGAGCAGCCTACCACAATGTCTGACAG ATGTCGGGACTGCGCGGCTGTGCTGGAGGAATATGACGAGGAGACACTCAGCCTTGCAGTGGTTGTTCTTTCCATGTTCATCCACCTCAGCCCCGATCTGGCAGCTCCCATGCTTCTCGACATCATGCAGTCTGTGGGCAG GTTGGCATCTAGTGCCAATTTTTCTGGACAAGCTGAGAGGTATGAGACTTCAAAGCAGTCACAGCC TATGTTGATCCCAGGGAATGTAGCAGGTGTAGCCAAGCAGTTCCTGCGCTGTATGTTTCACCAGCTGGCTCCTAATGGCATCTTGCCCCAGCTTTTCCAGAGTAACATCAAAG ATGGAAGTTTCCTGCGAACACTTGCATCTTCGCTGATAGATTTCAATGAGCTGAGTTCTGTTGCCGCACTCAATATGCTGCTAGAG GGCCTGAACAACAAGAAGAATTTACCAGCAGGGGGCACAATGCTGCACTGTCTGGACAACATTGCCACCTTCATGGAGGCTCTCCCCATGGATTCTCCTAGCAACCTGTGGCCAACCATCTGCAACCAGTTCCAGACTTTCCTTACAAAGCTGCCCTCTGTGCTTCCTCTGAAG TGCCCCATGGATTCCAGCTTGAGGATTATCATTTGTCTCCTGAAAATCCCAACTACAAATGCTACTCGG AGCCTCCTGGAGCCCTTCTCCAAGCTGCTGAGTTTTGTAATCCAGTATGGCATATTTAGTCTCTCCTACCTCGTAGAACTATGTGGACTGTGTTACAAAGCCTTCAATAAG GAGAGAGATAAGTTCTACATGTCTCGCATTGTGGTGTTAGAGCTTCTCCAGGCTCTCAAGTTCAAGTCTTCTCTGCCAGACACAAACTTGTTACTGCTGGTCCAG tttgtttgtgCAGATATCGGTACTCGGCTAGCAGAATCCACCATCATCCAAAAGCACATGATCTCAACACTGCCGGGG TGCACAACAGCAGCAATGGAATGCATGAGGCAATACATAAGTGAGCTCTTGGACTTCATTGCAGATATGCACACGCTAACCAAACTTAAA AGCCATATGAAGGCTTGTTGTCAGCCACTGCATGAGGACACTTTTGGTGGGAAcctgaaagtgggtttggcacAAGTTGCTGCCATGGAGATCAGTAAAGGAAATCACCGTGATAACAAAGCTGTGGTTCGATATCTTCCCTGGCTTTATCATCCACCATCCACCATGCAACAAgg gcCAAAAGAATTCATTGAGTGTGTGTCCCACATCCGTCAGCTGTCCTGGCTTCTTTTGGGCTCCCTGACACACTGTTCCCTACACCAGGGCTCCACCTCCTGCATGCCCATCCCTCTAGATGCTGGCTCCCACATCGCAGATCATCTTATTGTCATCCTCATTGGCTTCCCAGAACAGTCCAAG ACATCGGTGCTGCACATGTGCTCTCTGTTCCACGCCTTCATGTTCGCACAGCTGTGGACAATCTACTGCGAGCAGGCAGCTGCTGCTCCATCCCTGCAGAACCAGAACCAGACAGAGTTTTCTTCAATCGCCATCCTCACTGGCCTAGAGTTTTGGAGTCGGGTTACACCCAGCATCCTGCAGCTCATGGCACACAATAAAGTG